From one Musa acuminata AAA Group cultivar baxijiao chromosome BXJ2-6, Cavendish_Baxijiao_AAA, whole genome shotgun sequence genomic stretch:
- the LOC135581876 gene encoding receptor-like serine/threonine-protein kinase ALE2 isoform X4: MLSPVHHQAKPSNLAHGPSTSHLQPPAMSTSDGPAVSPLNPVQQWRPRKGVGNSPSSPTSPFWSPSHLPAPMVTPTPEAFPKYRRPHHASPPSHEDPMVTEAPEAFPKNSQPHHAYRPSHQGPSFSSIQAPSPSPSSSVSSDSNAWLGHSPITTPSSSHPRASSAAPPPPIWVLPPPPPNLDCMSLVCVEPLTIPPPGSPCVCVLPIRVGLRLSTTLYTFFPLVPEFAQEIAFGIYMKQSQVRIMGANVASDQPENTIVLIDLVPVEEKFDTATAFLSFEKFWHKDFVINTSLFGDYTVLYVLYPGLPPSPPRAPGGGNVGSFGNNSNAMAIKPLGVDVRKQKGKTNRNLIAVIILSSFSALILCVGAAWFLWLKQRNHSHLPATNLHKMLPLFAKSSGTRHTILGQRLSSESASFSSSIATYTGSAKTFSVSEIERATNRFDEARIIGEGGFGRVYQGTLEDGTRVAVKILKRDDQQGGREFYAEVEMLSRLHHRNLVKLIGICTEEHIRCLVYELIPNGSLESHLHGLDKKTSPLDWSARLKIALGAARALAYLHEDSSPRVIHRDFKSSNILLDHDYTPKVSDFGLARAALDEQNLHISTRVMGTFGYVAPEYAMTGHLLVKSDVYSYGVVLLELLTGRKPIDMLQPPGQENLVTWARPLLNNMDNVEMITDPALGMNVSFESVAKVAAIASMCVQPEVSHRPFMGEVVQALKLVCNECDENKGTGSCSHDDLSTRDTAARLSNVSGLEAERVLLGSCLSSTSTRLDIDESGSFQRHSSSGPLITTSRQFWQRLRMLSTGSISEHGAALKYETSSDCGERWS; the protein is encoded by the exons ATGTTAAGCCCTGTGCATCATCAAGCTAAGCCCTCAAATTTAGCTCATGGTCCATCAACATCACATCTTCAACCTCCAGCAATGAGTACATCTGATGGGCCTGCTGTTTCGCCTCTAAATCCAGTCCAACAGTGGAGACCTAGAAAAGGAGTGGGAAACTCACCCTCTTCACCAACATCTCCATTTTGGTCACCATCACATCTTCCAG CTCCTATGGTCACTCCAACTCCTGAAGCCTTCCCTAAGTATCGCAGACCGCATCATGCTTCTCCACCCTCTCATGAAG ATCCTATGGTTACTGAAGCTCCTGAGGCCTTCCCTAAGAATAGCCAACCACATCATGCTTATCGACCCTCTCATCAAG GCCCCTCTTTTTCTTCAATCCAAGCCCCATCTCCTTCACCATCATCATCAGTATCTTCGGACTCGAATGCGT GGTTAGGTCATTCGCCTATAACGACTCCTTCTAGCTCTCATCCTAGGGCCTCAAGTGCAGCGCCACCACCACCTATCTGGGTGCTGCCACCTCCACCTCCTAACTTGG ATTGTATGTCATTGGTGTGTGTAGAGCCTTTAACAATTCCACCTCCAGGATCACCATGTGTCTGTGTATTGCCAATTCGAGTTGGACTTCGTCTAAGCACCACACTGTATACATTCTTTCCTTTGGTCCCTGAGTTTGCCCAAGAAATTGCCTTTGGGATCTATATGAAACAAAGTCAAGTGCGCATTATGGGAGCAAATGTTGCCAGTGACCAGCCTGAGAACACAATCGTACTTATTGATCTGGTGCCCGTTGAAGAAAAGTTTGATACTGCTACTGCATTTTTATCATTTGAGAAGTTCTGGCATAAGGATTTTGTCATAAACACATCACTTTTTGGTGACTATACTGTTCTATATGTTCTTTATCCAG GGCTTCCTCCATCTCCACCTAGAGCACCTGGAGGGGGTAACGTTGGTTCATTTGGCAATAATAGTAATGCAATGGCAATAAAGCCTCTTGGCGTTGATGTGAGAAAACAAAAGGGGAAGACCAATCGGAACTTAATTGCTGtaattattttatcatctttttcagCGTTGATCTTATGTGTGGGGGCAGCATGGTTCCTGTGGTTGAAACAAAGAAACCACAGTCATCTGCCTGCGACGAATCTGCATAAAATGTTGCCACTATTTGCAAAATCATCAG GGACAAGACACACGATATTAGGACAAAGGCTTAGTTCAGAATCAGCTTCCTTCAGCTCTAGCATCGCAACATATACTGGATCAGCAAAGACATTTTCTGTATCTGAAATTGAAAGAGCTACAAACAGATTTGATGAAGCTAGAATTATTGGAGAAGGTGGTTTTGGGAGAGTCTACCAAGGTACGCTTGAAGATGGAACAAGAGTTGCCGTAAAGATTCTTAAGAGAGATGACCAGCAGGGTGGACGGGAGTTCTATGCAGAGGTCGAGATGCTTAGCCGTTTGCACCACAGGAACTTAGTCAAGTTGATTGGTATATGCACAGAGGAGCACATAAGATGTCTGGTTTATGAACTAATTCCAAATGGGAGTTTGGAATCACACTTGCATG GATTGGACAAGAAAACATCTCCACTTGACTGGAGTGCTCGCTTGAAGATTGCACTTGGTGCAGCTCGAGCCCTTGCCTATTTACATGAAGATTCAAGCCCTCGGGTGATACATCGAGATTTCAAGTCCAGCAACATCTTACTGGATCATGATTACACTCCCAAAGTGTCTGATTTTGGCCTAGCTCGAGCTGCTTTGGATGAGCAGAATTTGCACATCTCAACACGAGTCATGGGAACTTTTGG TTATGTTGCCCCAGAATACGCAATGACAGGCCACCTTCTTGTCAAGAGTGATGTCTATAGCTATGGAGTTGTGCTTCTTGAGCTGCTAACTGGTAGGAAACCGATCGACATGCTACAACCCCCTGGTCAGGAAAATCTGGTCACATGGGCTCGCCCTCTTCTTAATAACATGGATAATGTGGAGATGATCACCGATCCAGCTCTTGGCATGAATGTATCATTTGAAAGCGTGGCAAAAGTTGCAGCCATTGCGTCAATGTGTGTTCAGCCAGAAGTCTCTCACCGTCCATTTATGGGGGAGGTAGTCCAGGCCTTAAAATTAGTATGCAATGAGTGCGACGAGAACAAAGGAACAGGAAGCTGCAGCCATGATGATTTATCTACTCGAGACACAGCAGCTAGATTGAGTAACGTGTCAGGTCTCGAAGCTGAGAGAGTTCTATTGGGTTCATGTCTATCAAGTACATCTACAAGACTTGATATAGATGAATCTGGTTCATTTCAAAGGCACTCAAGCTCAGGTCCTCTGATTACAACCAGCAGGCAGTTTTGGCAAAGACTGAGAATGTTATCGACAGGAAGCATTAGTGAGCATGGAGCTGCACTTAAATATGAGACCAGTTCAGATTGCGGGGAACGCTGGTCTTAG